TactgaagaaatttttcaaataacgaAGCGAAACTTCGACAGAACATTcctatttatgaattaaaagatttaaatggTGGAGAAATTGATGGTTTCTTTTATGAACAAGAATTAGTACGCTTTAataaagattttgaaaaagaagAATTTACAATCGAGAAGATAATTAAATCCAagggaaaaggaaaaaataagcAATATTCGGTCAAGTGACAGGAAtattcagataaatttaattcttggGTTCTCGCATCAACAATATCAGAATGAATAAATCAGAGTTTCATATGATTTTACCTAGTGATAGTAATATGAACTACTACCCCAACAACATAGCGACCAATCATACATCAACGCTGCCTGAGCATGTTAAATTAGAAGGTCAAAGGGTTGTTGGCTTAAAAGAGATACAGTTTCCGGCAAGTTTTCTTCATATGCAATcgaaaaaagaaagtaaaatatgtttaataaaagCTGAAGGATTAAATGATATACgtgatgatttttattttccaccTGGACTCTATAATGACCCAAAGCAATTGGTACATAATTTGACTTATTTTCTTCTTACAATAAAgcattttcattttgaaataaatgaatcaGGATATACTAGAGTCAAGCGAATTGATAGAATACATTGATAGAAATAATCagcaaaaatttgtaattggTAATAGAAAGGAAAGGAGTTATGGATTCACAAGTATAAGTAAAAGATCTCTGAGTTTAATACGAGGTTTGCCCAGCAGTCTCTTTATATATTCAGATATATGTTCCCCCTATGTAACTGGTGATGTGAACTCTGCACTGTTGCGTATAATACCTATCGATGCAAGTTCATATACCTATGGTATGATGATTACCAGCACCTATGGTTTTCCTAACTATATTCCAGTTTTATCGAATTcatttagaaaaattgaaatagatATAAGAGATAATGACGGAGATCCTGTACCATTTGACTATGGACCATTGAACGTTACACTGCACTTTAAAAGAGTTGATTAAAAATGTCTCATTATATCGAGTATTACAATAACCAGGCAGAAGGAGgttacattgaaaaatataatacatttGGTAAAGTTTATGTTGGGTCTTATTAGCATGGACATGGAATAGGGGCCTTTGTCGGAGGACTCTTTCGTAGAGTAGTCGCGTTTCTTGGTAAAGCAGTACGCGCTATAGGAAAAGAGGCACTTCATGCAGGTGCTAATGTGTTGAGTAATTTCGCAACGGGACAAATTCCTCTAAAACAGTCCTTGAAGCATAGGCTTACAGAATCGGGATTACGTCTTAAAAGAAAGGCATCAGAAAAAATTGGATGAGATCATGAAGGACTCTGGATACAAAAGAAAGCGCATACGcaaaattacttataagaCTACCAGAACTGGTAGGGTGGAGAAGCAGaacagttataaaaaaaaaatcagcaaaAAGAAAAAGGAAATCCCCTAAGAAGAAGagaaaatatactaaaaaagtgcgtaaagtaaaaaattctcGAAAGAAACGTCACGTGTacgatatatttaattaaaaatgtcgtTTTTACATTCAAATTTGGCTGAGTGCACGAAATCAGAACTTGATTTATTCACATTACCGCCTACACAAACAAGTATTGAACAATCGCAATGGACGTATTACAATCCAATGACATCTTTGACGAGCGATGCTCCTATAGAATTTGTCGTATCTGAACATGGCGAGGAATACATTGATTTATCGCATACTATAATAAAAGTCAAAGCAAAAATTATACAATCTAATGGTAAAGTAGACGAAAAAGATTATGTGGGTCcagtgaataattttttgcattctATGTCTAATCAAGTAGATGtgtttttcaatcaaaaaatgatttaccCGTCCAATGATGCCTACGCTCATAAGGCTTACATAGTACACTTTTAAATTACGGAGTTGACGCAAAGAAAAGTCATCTGAAAATGTCTTTATGGTCTATGGATATCCGGGATGAAATGGATGCTGtagtagcaaaaaaaaaaaataccggtCTAGATGAACGGTTGCTTATTCGTTAAAAGGAAAAGAGTTTGAAATGATGGGACATTTACATTGTGATGTTTTTTaacaagataaatttttgctttatggagttaaaatgaaaattcgatTAATCCGCTCAAAAAACGCATTTTGTCTTATGGATGGCAGTGCGAATTCTTACATTGTCGAGATTTCAGAAGCAATTTTAGTTGTCAGAAGAGTGAAAATTAGCCCAAGTATTTTGATTGCTCATGCAAGAACTTTGGGTCAAACAACAGCAAAGTATCCATTAACTAGAGTTGAAGTAAAATCATTTGATTTATATCAGGGTATACTGGGTAACACCATTGATAATGTTGTATTGAGTCAGTTAcctaaaagaataataattggtTTAGTTCATAATCGAGCATATAATAactcaaaaattcataacccATTTAATTTCCAAACATTTTCAGTAAACTATCTTTCCTTATACATTGACGGGAAACAGCTATTGGGCCGAGCGTTACAGCCAAATTATGGAGACAATTACTTAGGGATGGAGGCATTTAATACACTTTTTGGTGGAACGGGTATCCATTTTGGAAATACGGGGAACTGTATCTCACGTATCGAGTATACTCATGGGTACACTATATTTGCTTTTGATTTAACACCTGATCTATCAGCTAATCTAGCTTCTCATTGGAATTTGGTAAAAACTGGCAGTTTGAGAATAGAAGCACGTTTTGCTAGTGCTCTTGAAGTTAATGTGAACTTTGTAGTATACTTGGAATTCgataatattttagaaatagATTCTTCAAGACAAGTTATTAtgtattataattgattaataaaaagtatatgagATAGAGAAGTAGTGAATAAAATTGAGTATCCAGTAAGAAACCGCGCTGTACGGTTAGTTTTATGGATACTCGGCAGTTATTGAAACTGTTACCATACACCGATGCCTGCACCAGCGGAGTCTACTCAGCAGACAAAATCCCTTGGGCATAGCCCCGCCCTTGTGGAATCATTGCAAATACCGATGACCACACAAAACCAGGAGTACATTGGGTTGCAATCTTTGTCAACAAGAATGGATACGGAATCTACTTCGACAGCTTCAGATGACCACCCAGTGACCCTCGATTTACTCAACGCCTTGAAAGAAACTGCAGAAGTTACAAATGGAATAAACATCAACTACAAGATATTGCTTCTAATTTTTGTGGTCAATATTGGATTGTTGTACTTCATTGGCTTTTTAATAACATCTCCCTATCATCATTTTGTAAACTGTTTAATAAAGACACAAAATAGAACGATCGACTTTCATTAAGAATGTTTAATCAAATTGTCAAACATagaaaaaagagaaataaaaataaattaagtaaatcatttacaaatttatctGGAAGaggtttaatttataatcaaagtTGCAGACGATAAAACATGTATTTTTCAGGCtaagattttataataaaaaagatgaaaaaatataaataattttagcgtTATTTCAAACTGCTATTTTTCTACTTATCCTACTCAGAATATTCATAGTTAActtgaagtaaaataaattaatgacggGAATAAGGAGTAGAagaaatcataattaataagaaatatttttcattactttttttttatttaatatatttttaaaattgaaatacaaTTTGagttacaaatttattattgttttataaatatcatacAATGTTACTCAAACATTAtcgtagtttttttttattttttcattttttaacttcccgctaagaaaatcgacgattttcaaaaatttcgggaagttattgttttcaccccgattttcgaaaatcgagttttcatcagatgtcgacgttttgaggtcctaggaagctattctgactattttcagaatgatgtccgagtgtgtgtatgtgtatgtatgtaaactctttgtaacttttgaactaatgaatcaattgggatggttgaggtggcaatcgaaaaatcttgttggccatcaactttcctgaaaatttcagattatttgatcgaatagactcgaaaatatttgcaaattacgaaaaaaaaaattttttttttagttttttattgatttctcaaaaacgacttatacgatcgacttcaaaatctaatcagctctagcaCTCGatgaaacgcgtcgattgccacctcaaacatcaaaatcggataattcgttcgagagttatcgcgggagaaagaaatggtaaaaaacggttttttctaaatattttcgaaacgacggacgcgatcgatttcaaatttcaatcagctctagaattcaataaaacgcgccgattgccacttcaactatcaaaatcgattgattagttcaaaagatttcaacgttgaaaatttaaaaaaataacattttatgttattttttccggataaatcataatataacgtactaaaatgtgcctgatatcataccaactcatattttttatggtttcttttgatcatataatgtcatcgaacttggtttttagtttaaatcatattatcaacaaaaaaatcgataaaacgtagtttttaatatttttatcggatatttcatattttattgtttcttacatgagtcaaaacttacttaaatcttgattttgatccccgacattgatttctgcctcaatacacttattttactgaacataatcaggaactaaattttaataaccgcttcattgatgattttcgattcttaaattttaaaacttcagcataacaggtaacttgttagagcttgaaaagatcgtgataaaacaattgcatgtgatagcattttcgagctcaaagagctcgacaatatatctacactcatgttttcgagctctttgaggtcgaaaacagcgggaagttttggggctggcctgcagggtcaaccgacgcccagatttttttaattgttttattgttctttgaaatttttattttgttatctaCATTTTTGACctttcgaatttttatttgttgtggttttttttcttctgctCAACGTCATATCTTCATGTGAAGACTCAGCATTTTTCTCAGATACGCCTACTAGAGCTGGCTCTTGACTTTGAGCCGTCGGAGTTGATGAAGAGGGATATTCTGaaatcagataaaaaaataataagatctgaatttttaaaatatttcaataataataatcataaatttagaGATTGTATACACTTTTTCCATCTAAAAAAAACGACTTTAAGAAATCTAATACGacttcatttttctttttctctagAAGCTCTCTTCTACTGGGCTCATCTAAAAAATAgaatgaagaataaaaattatgtaaaattagattaaaaatttgaacttgcTATAATTACTTGAGCGTGCATACTCCCAAGTTCGATAGACAGACTAAAGATTAATATTCATGTGAGTTTCTAACTCAATATTGATTATTTCTACTGTCTCTGAAGTTATCTTTTTCAAGAACTCCTCtgttttcaacaataaaataaactcaatATTAATACCTAATTATATGATGAAGaactatataaattcaattgattTCGCGCAACGGTGGGGGTAGAGGCCCAACGCACCTCGTCGTCAAACTCATTTTCAAAAAGAAGAATCATAACTTGTAAGCCGAGCTGAGCAGTCGCTCAACCTGCAGTACTTACTGGTTCTCTGAATTTACTTGTGCTAAAGTTTTTTGTCAGGCAGACGCCTTTTAGAAGTCTGTTTCTTGtgaagtttgtttttttggtCTTCGTTTTTCCCGACCAGTTTTTTTGTCCAAGGAGGATCAGGGACATGGCTCAACACCTGGGACAAGTTGATGTAAGTTCCTTGGCATAgaggttatatttattttactacaaaATTTGTCAAACACGAGAGGGTAATTTCCCAAGTAATTTTATCGTCttttattaacttaatttatttatctatattttgattgatttatttattcgcTGTGCATGCAGAACTTTTATTCATCGTCAGTACTTTTCTCGTCACTGTAcgaataattctaattaagtATACAGCCGtcattcataattataaatattgattcctgaaaataaaataaaataatataaaatttgagtttCGGTATCGCGGGCATCCgagtaaaaaaatcatcaggCACACGACAAAGAGTGTCGCGCATGCGCAGTGGAATTCTGTCcagtttctttaattatttaatttataaattatttttcaaaaaaacttttaacttCAATCATTTATTACTGAATAGATAAACAAcgaattgtaataaaataattctatttatatttatatttatatctaatttttatttcaacctATTTCCACCATCCTAAATCGAGCCACGTACTCGGCTATATCAGGCATTTTCGAACCCGGTGCTCAACGTCCACACGAGCATTTTCAGAAGGGCTGTCCGAACCTCCTGGTACGAGAAAGCCAGGGTAGACCCTtacaattttcatatatttttcctgAGATGTACGATACATATCTTGCCCCGAGTCCTCACTTGAATCTGGAGTTGTATTAGGTCCATTTATCTCTATAACAACCTGGTGCTGCTTTTCAAAACCCTCACCAATAGCTATGAGTACTTCATCAAAACCATCGTTTAATAAAGGATGCAATGCTCGTAATTTACTTAACatcgttattatttgttaacttTTCACTGTAATGACCATTTCCAAATACAACCACTGACTGTTAGGTTTTGGATCCTCCTGCTCTCCATAGAACATCTATCCCTGTTCTCCCACCACCAATGACTTTACAATTTTCAGATTtctaacatttaatttaacccagtgatattatgtgctatgacaaataaaaatattgttatattttttaatatgcgtATTTTTCCAACATCCCAACCGCCAATATGTCCTGACatgtatttattcaattattattgcaGCACATGATAACGTAGTTCATTGACAGAAATTTTAGGAACGACTGACAATGGAAAACAGTAAGCCAAGAGACGGAACAAAACAAATGAAATCGGGAAGCAAATCGAATCGCGAAAcgcatgagaaaaaaaaattaaaaaaaaaagagagtcGGAATGATAGCaacaataagaataagaaagaGTTGATAAACAAGGAGAacaaatgaatgaaaatacaGAAGTTTTTTACGGAAAATAAATCAGCAACCGACACTGATAACGCCTCTGagttgattgtttttttattttaataataataattattgtttcaatATAAATCATGATAAATCAGCTGACGGAACTCTCTCAGGTCGCCTGAGTCaatcacttttttaatttaataatcataatagttATTCGTATTTTATGAGTtaaccaaaataaaaaagtcgcCGACACTTTGTTAATCCGTCTGAGTTGATCGTTTTTGATGttagtattgataattaatattttattaatttagcgGAATTAATTGATAGCCGATCCTCTGTTAAGCCTTTCGAGTTGatagtagttttatttttataataataattaatattttagtaattaaccaaaaaaatcGGCTACCCAGTACCTTTGCTTGACCCTCGCTACTGGGTTTTGATTAAGAATTACTCCaatggtttaaaaaatgaagaaatccTGTACCTACTAACCAGTGCTTCTAACTAATCCTAGTTACtacttttttagttaaaaattacttgaataaTTCCAATAAGAAATCAAACTTCTGTCATAGCAGCCCAGGGCCTCTATTTGATgcttgataataattttttgattcaaaattactcaaattattccaaatgaaaataaaagtttattcatAGCCGCCCAAGGCCTCTAACTGACTCTTgccactaattttttaatcaaaaatcacTTGAATTATTCCAAATGAAAATAAGATATCAGTCATAGCTGCCCAGTGTGTCTCACTTACCCTCGCTACAtatctttcatttaaaaattacgttaatttttccaaatgataatgaaaaatcattaatacCTATGCAGGAGCTGCCAGAGTTAAACGACGGGGCTCAGCACTGGGGAACCTACTTTTGGCACACCTATATTAGTCCATGCTTGGCTCAAGATTGGGTACACAGTACTGGCCACTCAATGGTAATCCGGGCTTGGGTCAAGACGGAGTAACCTAGCCTTGACTGTTACAATGATTACCCGGGCTTGGGTGGAGACTTGGTTTGCCTGTCTTGGCTATCCAATGACAAGCCAGACTTGGATCGAGACAgggtaacctagccttggtCATCCAATGGTAAGCCAGTATTGGGCCACGGTAGGATCACCCAAATTTGGTTGTACCTATAGTTTAATAAGTAGATCATATTAATGTTTCAGTTCAACActagtaggttcgtccagtagctaGCGTTCGGACCTAGCAATCAGGAAGACGGCAGTTTGCACCCGGAACCCAGCAGAAtttttaccaattttttttcataccatTTACCTCTTTTAGATAGTTTAACCGTTAATGTTCATTAATTCTACGAGGTTAATGataacaaaatttgttttaattaaatttatccgtTTCCTTGATGCATGGGCAAGAAGGTCTGGCAACAAAGTCTGGGCCAGGACTGGCAACAAAGCATGGACCAGGTCTAGCAACCAAGAATGGGCCAGGTCTAGCAATCAAGTCGGGTCCCGTGTTAACATTTCAGAGTCCTCCTAAGGCTTGGCCAAGactggcttacaagcttgggCCAAGGTTCTACTTacttgggccaagactgggCCAAGCCTGGacccgtcgtactttcctctCTGGGTAGCCACCCAGTGCCTCTTACTTACCCTTGCtacttatttttcatttaaaaattactttaatcatTCTTATCAAAAACCAAAATTCTGTCATGGTTGCCCAGGCCCTCTAACTGACTCTTTCTTctcctttttttaattaaaaattactcttattatttctaatgaaaaaaaaaaaaaaattcagtcgTAGCCGCCCAGTGCTTTGCTActgatttttcaatcaaaaattactcTAATCATTCCTCATGAATAAACATTACGTCCAGTATATTTCGCCGCGTGCCTGAGCTCTTCtactgatttttcaatttaaaattactccaATTATTCCAATTAGAAATCAAAATTCAGTCATGACCGATTGACTTTAGTAATTTCTCAGGTTTTTTCCGTCGACTTCCGTCAAATCTTGTGCctgtagtaaaaataataaaaatatcctcAATCACATTCATACGTGCATTGTTACCGATGCACTTACGCTAGCCAACACTAATGCACGATCTCAAACATTTACTTAGCGTCACGTACGTCCGCCGTCCACGGTTAGTCCGTCCCTACTCTCGGTCTGCTGCGTGAGAAGCCGGCAGCAGCTCTAGCGTCTCTCACTGCATTTCCACTCACTTTTTATTCTTCTGTCGCGCGCTCCTGATTGGTcactttcattaattaataattaattatcaatgcGTCTGATTGAAATATGGCTAAGGAATTCTCGTctcagaatatttttctttttcaatcccTACAATGGGGTGCGCGACTTCTGGGACACCGTgtattgacaataaaatatttttaatttattatttattgaagataaaaattttgtttatattctgtgaaaaatcgggagtaaatCCAGATTGTATACAGATTTTACCCAAAGCCGAATTCAATCCGTCACTCGaagttccggagtttaaaaaaactcttGGCATTCGGAGTGaataaggattttttttatgaataaagtgATTTCAGAGTGttgtggattttatttcaatccgcattcactcccgcccagagttttaatacttaaataaatttttatttaatagaaacgATTGTTAATTAAGAAcatcattatttatcaatcatttaaataaataatttattcagatattaatcattaatctTAAAATATTACGTTTCTAatccataaaatattttagttgcttactaaattataatttcgtaCTTGTAACACAtagtaaaactattaaattattgaatagctaTAATAAGATAGtttttatggaaatatttgatatttcgatgcaatatagaattttatctcATGGTATGGTCATATAAATCATACGACAGTTTGTGACTTAGTGAAGTTATATTTGTGCAAGTTTTATTCTCAGCTGtttatgactttttaaaatcatttcatGTGAATATTTCGAAAGGGAACCCATACTTATTTCCGTACTCAATACAAAtgtcaaaatttcaaagaCCTAAGCTTACTatgtagtaataattttttttttataattaatattttccaacAGTCTCGTTCGGAGTATAATTCACCCAAAAGAGGATTAAATGTATGAAAAGTCATTAATTCCACGCTCTCTCGGGATTCTCTCCGCGTTTAaactgcaaattttttacagtgtattgaTACTTTTTCCAttcaaataacattttttatactcaataataataataataataataataaaaataataataataataataataataataataataataataataataataataataataataataataataataataataataataataataataataataataataataataataataataataataataataataataataataataataataataataataataataataataataataataataataataataataataataataataataataataataataataataataataataataataataataataataataataataataataataataataataataataataataataataataataataataataataataataataataataataataataataataataataataataataataataataataataataataataataataataataataataataataataataataataataataataataataataataataataataataataataataataataataataataataataataataataataataataataataataataataataataataataataataataataataataataataataataataataataataataataataataataataataataataataataataataataataataataataataataataataataataataataataataataataataataataataataataataataataataataataataataataataataataataataataataataataataataataataataataataataataataataataataataataataataataataataataataataataataataataataataataataataataataataataataataataataataataataataataataataataataataataataataataataataataataataataataataataataataataataataataataataataataataataataataataataataataataataataataataataataataataataataataataataataataataataataataataataataataataataataataataataataataataataataataataataataataataataataataataataataataataataataataataataataataataataataataataataataataataataataataataataataataataataataataataataataataataataataataataataataataataataataataataataataataataataataataataataataataataataataataataataataataataataataataataataataataataataataataataataataataataataataataataataataataataataataataataataataataataataataataataataataataataataataataataataataataataataataataataataataataataataataataataataataataataataataataataataataataataataataataataataataataataataataataataataataataataataataataataataataataataataataataataataataataataataataataataataataataataataataataataataataataataataataataataataataataataataataataataataataataataataataataataataataataataataataataataataataataataataataataataataataataataataataataataataataataataataataataataataataataataataataataataataataataataataataataataataataataataataataataataataataataataataataataataataataataataataataataataataataataataataataataataataataataataataataataataataataataataataataataataataataataataataataataataataataataataataataataataataataataataataataataataataataataataataataataataataataataataataataataataataataataataataataataataataataataataataataataataataataataataataataataataataataataataataataataataataataataataataataataataataataataataataataataataataatcataataataataataataaaaggcCCGAAAAGCGCTCAGAAatctcgatatcaagacacgcaaaATCATGAATATGTATCGGAGCATGCCTCCTTAATCCTCACtcaccagattatacctttcccggCACATCGGAGGGATAGGTCtacagagcttggagtgtctacacgatcgtttggttttgggtataacatacgaGATGG
This genomic window from Microplitis demolitor isolate Queensland-Clemson2020A chromosome 6, iyMicDemo2.1a, whole genome shotgun sequence contains:
- the LOC103578081 gene encoding uncharacterized protein F54H12.2-like is translated as MSFLHSNLAECTKSELDLFTLPPTQTSIEQSQWTYYNPMTSLTSDAPIEFVVSEHGEEYIDLSHTIIKVKAKIIQSNGKVDEKDYVGPVNNFLHSMSNQVDVFFNQKMIYPSNDAYAHKAYIVHF